From one Candidatus Nanopelagicales bacterium genomic stretch:
- a CDS encoding DUF3090 family protein, with product MPKQVHLFDPPERFVVGTVGQPGDRTFYLQAREGARIVSVAIEKEQATLLAEKVVELLDEVSRRHPEVLMGTDPSEPEDLEPLETPLVEEFRVSALGLGWNALTDRVIIEGHGPTDGDVPDIEDDSDEDAPDCLRVRLTASMAGAFAARAAAVVAAGRPPCPFCHLPLDPDGHICPRANGYRR from the coding sequence ATGCCCAAGCAAGTACACCTGTTCGACCCACCAGAACGCTTCGTGGTTGGCACCGTCGGGCAGCCTGGGGATCGCACGTTCTATCTGCAGGCGCGCGAAGGGGCGCGCATCGTCAGCGTCGCGATTGAGAAGGAACAGGCGACCCTGCTGGCAGAGAAGGTGGTCGAACTGCTCGATGAGGTCTCCCGCCGACACCCCGAAGTATTGATGGGAACGGACCCGTCCGAGCCCGAGGATCTTGAGCCACTGGAGACACCGCTCGTCGAGGAGTTCCGCGTCAGCGCCCTCGGACTCGGCTGGAACGCCCTTACCGATCGCGTGATCATCGAGGGCCACGGCCCAACTGACGGTGACGTTCCAGACATCGAAGATGACTCCGACGAAGACGCCCCTGACTGCCTGCGCGTTCGCCTGACAGCGTCCATGGCCGGGGCCTTTGCCGCCCGCGCAGCAGCCGTTGTGGCCGCCGGTCGTCCGCCGTGTCCCTTCTGTCACCTACCACTGGATCCCGACGGTCACATCTGCCCACGGGCCAATGGGTATCGACGCTGA